One stretch of Nitrosococcus watsonii C-113 DNA includes these proteins:
- a CDS encoding type II toxin-antitoxin system RelE/ParE family toxin: MEQDNFSNVKGVGAGVHEYRIDFSPGYRIYFGKDGDRLVILFAGGTKEAPGRRRCCRKRALARL, encoded by the coding sequence GTGGAGCAAGATAACTTCTCTAATGTGAAAGGTGTTGGCGCCGGCGTCCATGAGTACCGGATTGATTTTAGCCCTGGTTATCGGATCTACTTCGGCAAGGACGGGGATCGGTTGGTGATATTGTTCGCGGGAGGTACCAAAGAAGCACCAGGACGCAGACGTTGCTGCCGCAAAAGGGCATTGGCGCGACTATAA
- a CDS encoding 3'-5' exonuclease, with protein sequence MSEEAQSIHGITNIQAARFESFDSRRHQIADYLKDQLIVIHNASFDWPILLDHVVRYHLNMPSIKGVFCSQKAAIPWAQAMNLQCGHRGPSLGTLTKVLGVEDLRGKEGRIHGAEIDSQQTAKVVEVIRRSGNGLRITLHSPAPKTATCDNLIEDKLI encoded by the coding sequence ATTTCAGAAGAAGCGCAATCAATACACGGTATTACTAACATACAGGCTGCCAGGTTTGAATCGTTTGATTCCCGGCGGCACCAGATTGCCGACTACCTGAAAGATCAACTCATCGTCATTCACAACGCCAGTTTTGACTGGCCCATCCTGCTTGATCATGTTGTGCGATACCATCTAAACATGCCGTCTATCAAAGGTGTATTTTGTAGTCAGAAAGCTGCAATTCCCTGGGCGCAGGCCATGAATCTCCAGTGCGGCCACAGAGGTCCGTCGTTAGGTACGTTGACGAAAGTGTTGGGCGTTGAAGATCTCCGGGGCAAAGAGGGTAGAATTCATGGGGCGGAGATTGATAGCCAGCAGACTGCGAAGGTAGTTGAAGTGATAAGGCGTAGTGGGAACGGATTACGCATCACATTACACTCTCCGGCACCTAAAACAGCCACATGTGACAACTTAATCGAGGATAAACTTATTTAA
- a CDS encoding PolC-type DNA polymerase III domain-containing protein: protein MAMYNELLWIFTQLPDDYIVLDMETTGLPEENGLPDIVILGLTVVKNREISESVEFETRLLKTHFRRSAINTRYY from the coding sequence ATGGCAATGTATAACGAACTGCTGTGGATATTCACCCAACTCCCAGACGATTACATCGTCCTCGATATGGAAACCACCGGACTCCCTGAGGAAAACGGCCTGCCTGATATCGTCATTTTAGGGCTAACAGTGGTTAAAAATCGGGAGATTTCAGAATCCGTAGAGTTTGAAACGCGACTGCTAAAGACGCATTTCAGAAGAAGCGCAATCAATACACGGTATTACTAA
- a CDS encoding IS630 transposase-related protein: protein MAQERRSSPEGSRGSPQRKLDKSALKRHVQAHPDAKLCERAVHFGIHTSAIWYALRSMSMVKKSA, encoded by the coding sequence TTGGCGCAGGAGCGAAGATCTTCGCCCGAAGGTTCACGGGGTTCGCCTCAACGCAAGCTGGACAAGTCTGCCTTGAAACGCCACGTGCAAGCTCACCCGGATGCAAAGCTTTGTGAACGAGCCGTTCATTTTGGGATCCACACGAGCGCCATCTGGTACGCACTTCGTTCCATGAGCATGGTAAAAAAAAGCGCGTAG
- a CDS encoding catalase has product MTDQTKPTTTDAGIPVASNEHSLTIGADGPIVLHDHYLLEQMAMFNRERIPERQPHAKGGGAFGHFEVTSDISAYTKAAVFQPGTQTDTLIRFSTVAGESGSPDTWRDPRGFSVKFYTIDGNYDMVGNNTPIFFIRDPMKFQHFIRSQKRRADSGLRDHDMQWDFWSLSPESAHQVAWLMGDRGIPKTWRHMDGFSSHTYMWVNAKGEKFWVKYHFKTDQGIECLTQAEADRLAGVDADYHRRDLFESIKRGDFPSWTLKIQIMPFEDAKTYRLNPFDLTKVWPHKDYPLIDVGKLTLNRNPTDFHTEIEQAAFEPSNMVPGIGLSPDKMLLARGFSYSDAHRTRLGVNYKQIPVNRPQAPVHSYSKDGAMRTQNVADPVYAPNSYGGPKADPTRTDEAGLWHADGDMVRKAYTLRRDDDDFGQAGTLVRDVLDDAARDRLVGNVVGHLKAGVSAPVLERALAYWRKIDKNLGDRIAKGVER; this is encoded by the coding sequence ATGACTGACCAAACCAAGCCCACGACCACTGATGCTGGTATACCGGTTGCGAGTAATGAACACTCACTGACGATTGGTGCGGATGGCCCGATCGTATTGCACGATCACTATTTGCTCGAGCAGATGGCAATGTTCAACCGCGAACGCATCCCCGAGCGCCAGCCCCATGCCAAGGGCGGCGGCGCTTTTGGTCACTTCGAAGTCACCAGCGACATCAGTGCGTATACCAAGGCCGCAGTATTTCAGCCCGGCACGCAGACCGATACTCTGATTCGCTTTTCCACGGTTGCCGGGGAAAGTGGCAGTCCCGATACCTGGCGCGATCCACGTGGATTCTCGGTCAAGTTCTACACGATTGACGGAAACTACGACATGGTCGGCAACAATACGCCGATCTTTTTCATTCGCGATCCAATGAAGTTCCAGCATTTCATCCGGTCACAGAAGCGCCGGGCCGACAGCGGTCTCCGGGACCATGATATGCAGTGGGATTTCTGGTCGCTGTCACCGGAATCCGCGCATCAGGTCGCCTGGTTGATGGGCGATCGCGGCATCCCGAAAACCTGGCGGCACATGGACGGCTTCTCCAGTCATACCTACATGTGGGTCAACGCCAAAGGCGAGAAGTTCTGGGTCAAATACCACTTCAAGACCGACCAGGGAATCGAGTGCCTGACTCAGGCCGAGGCCGATCGACTGGCCGGCGTCGATGCCGATTACCACCGGCGGGATTTGTTCGAGTCGATCAAGAGAGGCGATTTTCCGAGCTGGACCCTGAAGATTCAGATCATGCCGTTCGAGGACGCCAAAACCTATCGTCTCAATCCATTCGACCTGACCAAGGTCTGGCCACACAAGGATTATCCGCTGATCGATGTCGGCAAGCTGACCTTGAATCGCAATCCAACCGACTTTCACACCGAGATCGAACAGGCTGCGTTCGAGCCGAGTAACATGGTACCGGGAATTGGCTTGAGTCCGGACAAGATGCTGCTGGCACGGGGCTTCTCCTACTCCGACGCGCACCGTACCCGGCTCGGAGTCAATTACAAACAGATCCCGGTCAACCGCCCGCAGGCGCCCGTTCACAGTTACAGCAAGGACGGGGCCATGCGGACCCAGAATGTTGCCGACCCCGTGTATGCACCCAACTCATACGGCGGCCCGAAGGCTGACCCTACACGAACCGATGAGGCGGGCCTGTGGCATGCCGACGGCGATATGGTGCGTAAGGCCTATACGTTGCGACGCGATGACGATGACTTCGGCCAAGCGGGGACCCTGGTTCGCGACGTGCTGGATGACGCTGCGCGCGACCGATTGGTGGGTAATGTAGTCGGCCACCTCAAGGCCGGCGTTTCCGCACCAGTGCTCGAGCGGGCCCTCGCATACTGGCGCAAGATCGACAAGAATTTGGGGGATCGAATTGCCAAGGGCGTGGAACGCTAG
- a CDS encoding PQQ-dependent sugar dehydrogenase — protein sequence MHNRRSKASLHKQCRHNHGPVNVQCLAQLDNPWGMVFLPDSRLLITGKPGCLDDGKVTAVERIDMQRRIRDVIHAPDGAVLLLTDGDNADLLRLTPARQ from the coding sequence ATGCACAACCGGCGCAGCAAAGCCAGCTTGCACAAACAGTGTCGACACAATCACGGTCCCGTGAATGTGCAGTGCCTCGCCCAACTCGACAATCCTTGGGGCATGGTCTTTCTGCCGGATAGTCGGCTGTTGATCACCGGAAAGCCCGGGTGCCTGGATGACGGTAAGGTGACTGCAGTAGAGCGCATCGACATGCAGCGGCGCATCCGCGATGTCATCCATGCGCCCGACGGCGCCGTGCTCCTACTCACCGATGGTGATAATGCCGACCTGCTGCGACTGACGCCGGCAAGGCAGTGA
- a CDS encoding SDR family NAD(P)-dependent oxidoreductase, with the protein MTGGTRGIGAAIADLFTEAGANVVVATRDAGMKKFMQEPRMEATGAMPFDGKPMIFGGFVPVVDLPTKS; encoded by the coding sequence ATCACTGGCGGCACTCGTGGGATAGGCGCTGCAATCGCGGACCTGTTTACTGAGGCAGGCGCGAACGTGGTGGTGGCCACCCGCGACGCCGGCATGAAGAAATTCATGCAGGAACCGCGCATGGAGGCTACCGGCGCCATGCCGTTCGACGGCAAGCCCATGATCTTCGGCGGCTTCGTGCCGGTGGTCGACCTGCCCACGAAGTCATGA
- a CDS encoding MFS transporter has translation MSTISRSSEKQTFSWFVLGLMASVTFVGILSELVPSGILPQMTEGLGIEESEVGFLVGVYALASAFAAIPVVSATLAFNRKTLLMALLIGFAVSNIVVGVSSSYPVIVAFRIVGGICAGVMWPMIAAYGTRLVPEHMHGKAITVIMSGNTLGISIGLPLMTTVGLAFGWRSVFLVLGAIVAIIAVLSHFYLPVVKGEQLSKSNSPLAVLKMPSMLIVLLLTFLSVAAHYGIYTYITLLVELISFAGGISVALLIFGIGSVISVIVSAKYIDAYLRPLIVLMLAVGAISMAMLLTFKGTLVISHAAFFLWGLAFGPLVTMYQTAVTKQVDEARDIATSVQSSVFNLSIMIATWVGGLLLNCFPASGVKLIVYLSLVCFILAIIIAFQSKRTLRSSRGPSTNL, from the coding sequence GTGTCCACAATTTCCCGATCCAGCGAAAAGCAGACCTTTTCATGGTTTGTTCTGGGCCTGATGGCCAGTGTCACCTTTGTGGGTATTCTGTCCGAGCTGGTGCCCTCGGGCATTTTGCCGCAGATGACCGAGGGGCTGGGCATTGAGGAAAGCGAGGTCGGCTTTTTAGTCGGTGTGTATGCGCTGGCTTCCGCCTTTGCCGCTATCCCAGTGGTCAGCGCCACCCTGGCGTTCAACCGCAAGACGCTCCTGATGGCGCTGCTGATCGGGTTTGCGGTCTCCAATATCGTCGTCGGTGTATCGTCGTCCTACCCGGTCATCGTCGCCTTCCGCATCGTCGGTGGCATTTGCGCGGGCGTGATGTGGCCGATGATCGCAGCCTACGGTACGCGGCTGGTCCCCGAGCACATGCACGGCAAGGCCATCACGGTCATCATGTCGGGCAACACCCTGGGCATCAGCATCGGGCTGCCGCTGATGACGACGGTCGGCCTCGCCTTTGGCTGGCGGAGCGTCTTCCTGGTCCTCGGCGCGATCGTCGCAATCATCGCCGTGCTATCGCATTTCTATCTGCCGGTGGTGAAAGGTGAGCAGCTCAGCAAGAGCAATTCACCGCTCGCGGTGTTGAAAATGCCGTCGATGCTGATCGTCTTGTTATTGACCTTTCTATCGGTCGCGGCTCACTACGGTATTTACACCTACATCACTTTGTTGGTGGAGCTAATCAGCTTCGCGGGCGGCATCAGCGTGGCGTTGCTAATCTTCGGCATCGGCTCGGTGATTTCGGTAATCGTTTCTGCAAAATACATCGATGCGTATCTTCGTCCCCTGATCGTACTCATGCTCGCTGTTGGTGCCATTTCCATGGCCATGTTGCTTACGTTCAAAGGGACCCTCGTCATCTCGCACGCCGCATTCTTCCTATGGGGCCTGGCCTTTGGTCCGCTGGTGACGATGTACCAGACCGCGGTGACCAAGCAGGTTGACGAGGCCAGGGATATTGCGACGTCCGTGCAATCCAGCGTCTTCAATTTGTCCATCATGATTGCGACATGGGTCGGCGGACTGCTCCTGAACTGTTTCCCGGCAAGCGGCGTCAAGCTCATCGTCTACCTGTCACTGGTCTGCTTTATCCTGGCGATCATCATCGCCTTCCAGTCGAAACGCACCCTGCGGTCTTCCAGAGGGCCGTCCACTAACTTATGA
- the codA gene encoding cytosine deaminase: MKKFTNAHIYRQHDEAHEILVDQGVIKQIGKNLPEADEEIDLQGRLVVPPYVDAHLHLDYVYTGGGKDAKNKTGTLFEGIARWHDVKKTQTLEDARERALKGIGEEVSNGVQFIRTHIDVDDPRLTGLKAMLEIREQLKDKVTIQIVAFPQEGMYAYKGGDEMIEEALKMGADCVGAIPHFEWAREIGEKSIHRTVELAAKYDKLIDVHCDETDDVMSRFVELLNALVMAEGIGTRTAASHTCSFGSADNAYAFRMMSLFQQSGLNFISLPTENAYLQGRQDTYPKRRGLTRVKELWESGINVCFGQDSINDPWYPVGNGNLMNILDNGIHLAQTMSFDELDRCLDLITYNGAKTLNVEDQYGIEQGKPASFLVLNADSPFEAVRQRADVLASIRHGEYLFKRPEPSYEVPLALFRKTK; the protein is encoded by the coding sequence ATGAAAAAGTTTACCAATGCCCACATCTACCGCCAGCACGATGAAGCCCACGAGATCCTGGTCGATCAAGGCGTCATCAAACAGATCGGCAAAAATTTGCCCGAGGCAGATGAAGAAATCGATCTGCAGGGTCGCCTGGTGGTCCCGCCCTACGTGGATGCCCACCTGCACCTGGATTACGTTTACACTGGCGGTGGCAAAGACGCCAAGAACAAAACCGGCACCCTGTTCGAAGGTATCGCTCGCTGGCACGATGTCAAGAAAACCCAGACACTCGAAGACGCGAGGGAACGTGCGCTGAAGGGCATCGGGGAGGAGGTTTCCAACGGTGTCCAGTTTATCCGCACGCACATCGATGTGGACGATCCCAGGCTGACCGGGCTGAAAGCAATGCTGGAAATCCGGGAACAGCTCAAGGACAAGGTCACCATTCAGATCGTCGCGTTCCCGCAGGAGGGCATGTACGCCTACAAGGGTGGCGACGAGATGATCGAGGAGGCGCTGAAGATGGGCGCGGACTGTGTCGGTGCCATCCCGCACTTCGAGTGGGCCCGTGAGATCGGCGAGAAGTCCATCCACCGCACCGTTGAGCTGGCCGCCAAGTACGACAAACTGATCGACGTGCATTGCGACGAGACCGACGACGTGATGAGCCGCTTTGTCGAACTGCTCAACGCTCTTGTGATGGCCGAAGGTATCGGCACGCGCACGGCCGCAAGCCATACCTGCTCGTTCGGCTCGGCGGACAATGCCTACGCTTTCCGCATGATGAGTCTGTTCCAGCAGTCGGGGCTAAACTTTATTTCGCTGCCAACCGAGAATGCCTATCTGCAGGGCCGACAGGATACCTATCCCAAGCGTCGTGGCCTGACCCGGGTGAAGGAGCTCTGGGAAAGCGGCATCAATGTCTGTTTCGGCCAGGACTCCATCAACGACCCGTGGTATCCGGTCGGCAACGGCAATCTGATGAACATTCTCGACAACGGCATTCACCTTGCACAGACGATGTCGTTTGACGAGCTGGACCGGTGCCTGGACCTGATCACCTACAATGGTGCCAAGACTTTGAACGTGGAAGACCAGTACGGCATCGAGCAGGGCAAGCCCGCCAGCTTTCTGGTGCTCAACGCTGATTCGCCCTTCGAGGCCGTCCGCCAGCGCGCCGATGTGCTGGCATCGATCCGCCATGGCGAATACCTGTTCAAGCGGCCCGAGCCGAGCTACGAAGTCCCACTCGCTCTCTTCAGGAAGACGAAGTAG
- a CDS encoding IS phage Tn transposon-like protein, giving the protein MLPLPAGRETSAGVGAARYRRLRPKQTLLYQIVEDYYPAFVSHMAARGMALPGYFQREFEDHLTCDGLEHGFLRVRCDTCHAEHQRRGFCASHGARRTADCELPVNLWRSGERAFIFSIRRSDNTIKHTIRKACLVVLGSA; this is encoded by the coding sequence ATGTTGCCGTTGCCGGCTGGCAGGGAGACCAGTGCGGGCGTGGGTGCTGCTCGCTATAGGCGCCTCCGCCCGAAACAGACTCTCCTTTACCAGATTGTCGAAGACTACTACCCGGCTTTCGTATCCCATATGGCGGCACGGGGTATGGCATTGCCGGGGTATTTCCAGCGGGAGTTCGAGGACCATCTCACATGTGACGGTCTGGAACACGGATTTCTGCGCGTACGCTGCGATACCTGTCATGCCGAACATCAACGACGTGGTTTCTGCGCCAGTCACGGGGCACGGCGGACCGCTGACTGTGAACTACCCGTGAACTTGTGGAGAAGTGGAGAAAGGGCGTTTATTTTTTCTATACGCAGGTCAGACAATACCATCAAACATACCATTAGAAAAGCCTGCTTGGTGGTACTAGGAAGCGCCTGA
- the guaA gene encoding glutamine-hydrolyzing GMP synthase, whose protein sequence is MSDLYAHRILILDFGSQYTQLIARRVREAGVYCEIHPYDVAESTLRDFAPRGIILSGGPASTVGETAPRLSPLIFELGVPLLGICYGMQVMAAQLGGRVEVSAQREYGYAQVYVHGHSRLLQDIEDHTTAEGEALLDVWMSHGDRVIGLPEGFKRIAATTHAPLAGMADEKRRFYGFQFHPEVTHTRQGIRILERFVYDICGCEALWEPRHIIAKSIEHIRTEVGADTVLLGLSGGVDSSVAAALLHKAIGDQLICVFVDNGLLRQGEADQVMATFARHLGIKVIRISAEARFLEALAGVIDPEAKRKIIGRVFIEVFEEEAAKLSNAQWLAQGTIYPDVIESAGGKTGKAQVIKSHHNVGGLPEELNLKLLEPLRELFKDEVRQLGTELGLPFELVYRHPFPGPGLGVRILGEVKKEYADLLRLADAIFIEELHTHDWYDKVSQAFAVFLPVKSVGVMGDGRCYDFVVALRAVESVDFMTARWAHLPYDFLDHVSRRIINEVAGISRVTYDISGKPPATIEWE, encoded by the coding sequence ATGAGCGATCTTTACGCCCACCGTATCCTGATTCTTGATTTTGGTTCCCAGTACACCCAGCTGATTGCCCGCCGCGTCCGGGAAGCGGGAGTCTACTGCGAAATTCACCCCTATGATGTGGCCGAGTCGACCCTGCGGGATTTTGCCCCACGAGGCATTATCCTTTCCGGTGGACCAGCTTCTACGGTAGGGGAAACCGCGCCCCGACTCTCTCCGCTGATTTTTGAGCTGGGCGTGCCGTTGCTGGGCATTTGCTATGGCATGCAGGTAATGGCAGCCCAATTGGGGGGACGGGTGGAAGTCTCCGCCCAGCGGGAATATGGTTATGCCCAAGTGTACGTCCATGGTCATTCACGGTTGCTCCAGGATATCGAGGACCATACCACCGCCGAAGGTGAGGCGTTATTGGATGTGTGGATGAGTCATGGGGATCGGGTGATAGGCTTGCCCGAGGGATTTAAGCGGATTGCTGCAACGACCCATGCGCCCCTGGCGGGAATGGCTGATGAGAAGCGGCGTTTCTATGGTTTCCAGTTCCACCCGGAAGTGACCCACACCCGTCAGGGAATTCGCATTTTGGAGCGCTTTGTCTATGATATTTGTGGCTGCGAAGCCCTCTGGGAGCCCCGCCATATTATCGCTAAGAGTATTGAACATATACGAACCGAAGTGGGCGCTGATACCGTCCTGCTGGGACTCTCCGGGGGGGTCGACTCCTCGGTTGCTGCGGCTTTGTTGCATAAGGCCATTGGCGATCAACTCATTTGCGTGTTTGTGGACAATGGCCTGCTGCGCCAAGGAGAGGCCGATCAGGTTATGGCTACTTTTGCCCGTCATCTAGGCATTAAAGTTATCCGTATCTCGGCTGAAGCCAGGTTTTTGGAAGCCTTGGCCGGGGTGATCGATCCGGAGGCGAAACGAAAAATCATTGGGCGGGTATTTATCGAGGTTTTTGAAGAAGAAGCCGCGAAATTGTCTAATGCGCAGTGGTTGGCCCAGGGCACCATTTATCCTGATGTGATCGAATCCGCGGGAGGCAAAACGGGAAAGGCCCAGGTCATCAAGTCCCATCATAATGTAGGGGGGCTCCCCGAGGAGCTTAATCTAAAGCTCCTTGAGCCCCTGCGGGAGCTGTTCAAGGATGAAGTGCGCCAACTCGGCACTGAACTAGGATTGCCCTTTGAGCTTGTCTACCGGCACCCATTTCCAGGGCCGGGACTGGGCGTACGGATTCTAGGTGAGGTTAAAAAGGAATACGCGGATTTACTTCGTCTGGCGGATGCCATTTTTATTGAAGAATTACACACTCACGATTGGTACGATAAGGTGAGTCAGGCTTTCGCCGTATTTTTGCCAGTAAAGTCTGTGGGTGTTATGGGTGATGGGCGCTGCTACGATTTTGTGGTTGCCCTGCGGGCGGTGGAGAGCGTGGATTTCATGACTGCCCGTTGGGCTCATTTGCCCTACGATTTCTTGGATCATGTTTCCCGGCGCATTATTAACGAGGTAGCGGGTATTTCCCGGGTTACTTATGATATTTCTGGGAAACCTCCTGCAACTATTGAGTGGGAATGA
- the guaB gene encoding IMP dehydrogenase, which translates to MRPIQEALTFDDVLLLPAHSRVLPRDANLETRLTRAIKLNIPLVSAAMDTVTEAQLAISLAQEGGIGIIHKNMSVERQAVEVRKVKKFESGVIKEPITVAPDTSIGEVLALTRAHSISGVPVVEGKQLVGIVTSRDLRFETRFDSPVSAIMTPQPRLITVPEGAERDEVVDLLHQYRIEKVLVVDDQFKLRGLITVKDIQKSKEYPLACKDEHGRLRVGAAVGIGPAGQERSAALVEAGVDVLVVDTAHGHAQGVLDQVHWVKSEYPEIQVIGGNIATGEAARALVDAGADGVKVGIGPGSICTTRVVAGVGVPQITAITDVAEALEGMDVPLISDGGIRYSGDLAKAIAAGAHSVMVGGMLAGTEEAPGEVELYQGRTYKSYRGMGSIGAMQQGSSDRYFQENSGEADKLVPEGIEGRVPYKGNLSAIVRQLVGGLRASMGYTGCATIGEMRTRPTFIRVTAAGVRESHVHDVAITKEAPNYRMD; encoded by the coding sequence ATGCGCCCGATTCAGGAAGCCCTTACCTTTGATGATGTCTTACTCCTTCCCGCCCATTCTCGCGTCTTGCCGCGAGACGCCAATCTGGAAACCCGACTGACCCGCGCTATTAAGCTTAATATTCCCCTTGTCTCCGCAGCAATGGATACTGTAACCGAGGCTCAGTTGGCGATTAGCCTCGCTCAGGAGGGTGGTATTGGGATTATCCACAAGAATATGAGTGTGGAACGCCAAGCAGTTGAGGTGCGGAAAGTTAAAAAGTTTGAAAGTGGGGTCATCAAAGAGCCGATTACCGTCGCTCCGGATACCAGTATTGGCGAAGTGCTGGCACTGACCCGTGCCCACAGCATTTCCGGTGTTCCCGTAGTCGAGGGGAAACAGCTCGTGGGCATTGTGACCAGCCGGGATCTACGCTTTGAAACCCGCTTCGACAGTCCTGTATCCGCTATCATGACTCCCCAACCCCGTTTGATCACGGTGCCAGAAGGCGCGGAACGGGACGAGGTGGTTGATCTTTTACATCAATACCGCATTGAAAAGGTATTGGTCGTGGATGACCAATTCAAACTGCGGGGGTTGATTACGGTCAAGGATATTCAGAAGTCCAAGGAATATCCCTTGGCATGCAAGGATGAACATGGACGGCTGCGTGTTGGCGCGGCCGTGGGTATTGGTCCCGCCGGTCAGGAAAGGAGTGCTGCCCTGGTTGAGGCGGGGGTGGATGTGCTGGTGGTGGATACGGCTCATGGTCACGCCCAGGGAGTTTTGGATCAGGTGCATTGGGTTAAGTCAGAATACCCTGAAATTCAGGTCATTGGCGGCAATATCGCTACCGGAGAAGCTGCCCGGGCCCTAGTGGATGCGGGCGCGGATGGGGTCAAGGTAGGCATTGGCCCCGGTTCTATTTGCACCACCCGGGTGGTTGCCGGCGTAGGCGTTCCCCAGATCACGGCGATTACGGATGTAGCTGAAGCTCTGGAGGGTATGGATGTGCCTCTCATCTCGGATGGGGGTATTCGCTACTCGGGCGATCTTGCCAAAGCCATTGCCGCAGGCGCCCATTCGGTCATGGTGGGGGGCATGCTTGCTGGCACCGAGGAGGCGCCGGGAGAGGTGGAACTCTACCAAGGCCGGACCTATAAGTCTTACCGGGGCATGGGTTCCATCGGGGCGATGCAGCAGGGTTCCAGTGATCGGTATTTCCAAGAAAACTCGGGCGAGGCGGATAAGCTCGTTCCAGAGGGCATTGAGGGCCGGGTTCCTTATAAAGGTAACCTCAGCGCCATTGTGCGCCAACTAGTGGGCGGTTTACGGGCCAGCATGGGCTATACGGGTTGCGCCACTATTGGAGAAATGCGCACCCGGCCTACCTTTATTCGGGTGACCGCAGCGGGTGTAAGAGAAAGCCATGTCCACGATGTGGCGATTACTAAGGAAGCGCCTAACTATCGCATGGATTGA
- the xseA gene encoding exodeoxyribonuclease VII large subunit, whose product MENTSYNLNPAREIYTISRLVREARHLLEGSFPLLWIEGEVSNLSRPSSGHFYFTLKDKTTQVRCAMFRGRNRLLGITLEEGMQILARVQVGLYEARGEFQLIVEYLEKAGDGALRRAFEALKQRLSSEGLFATSHKRSLPILPRQIGIITSPSGAAIRDILSVLKRRFPTVPVLIYPVPVQGEGAAQKIATAIAKAEQQHTCDLLILARGGGSLEDLWAFNEEALARAIYHCPIPIISGVGHEIDFTIADFAADQRAPTPSAAAEMAVPDSREWYRNVLNLEQRLGSLFQQRLRYLRQSLESLTQRLRHPQARLQEGAQRIDELEQRLDRAWTHLKRERLHQLGGLSLQLQRLNPAQYLKACHLRLGELNQLLHTYQQQHLEKQRMQLEMAQRSLQAINPQTTLERGYAIVTGPKGIVLRKASQVQPGARIEVQLAEGHIRGEVTETLDKP is encoded by the coding sequence ATGGAAAATACGTCCTATAATTTAAATCCTGCCCGGGAAATCTACACCATATCACGCTTAGTGCGCGAAGCCCGCCACCTCCTGGAGGGCAGCTTTCCCCTGCTCTGGATCGAAGGAGAAGTATCCAATTTATCACGCCCTTCTTCCGGGCATTTTTATTTTACCCTTAAAGATAAAACAACCCAGGTACGTTGTGCCATGTTCCGCGGCCGCAACCGTTTGCTGGGGATTACGCTTGAAGAAGGAATGCAAATTCTGGCGCGGGTCCAAGTAGGACTCTACGAAGCCCGGGGCGAGTTCCAATTAATCGTCGAATACCTAGAGAAAGCGGGAGATGGAGCCTTACGCCGAGCCTTTGAAGCACTCAAGCAACGTCTCTCCTCCGAGGGTCTATTCGCTACGTCCCATAAACGATCCCTGCCCATCCTGCCACGGCAAATTGGAATCATCACTTCTCCTTCAGGCGCCGCTATCCGAGATATCTTAAGCGTTCTTAAGCGGCGTTTCCCCACTGTTCCGGTGCTGATTTATCCCGTCCCCGTCCAGGGGGAAGGGGCCGCGCAAAAAATCGCCACGGCAATTGCCAAAGCCGAACAACAGCATACTTGTGATCTGCTAATCTTGGCTCGCGGCGGCGGTTCTCTGGAAGATCTCTGGGCCTTCAACGAAGAGGCACTAGCCCGTGCCATCTACCATTGCCCTATCCCGATTATCTCTGGTGTTGGCCATGAAATAGACTTTACTATCGCCGATTTTGCCGCCGACCAACGGGCGCCTACGCCCTCAGCAGCAGCCGAAATGGCGGTTCCTGATAGCCGTGAATGGTATCGAAATGTTCTAAATCTTGAGCAACGGCTGGGATCTCTATTCCAGCAACGCTTGCGCTACCTCCGGCAATCGCTGGAAAGCCTGACTCAACGTCTCCGCCATCCCCAGGCCCGGTTACAAGAAGGCGCCCAACGGATCGATGAATTAGAACAACGCCTCGACCGAGCCTGGACTCACCTGAAGAGAGAACGGCTCCATCAGCTAGGTGGGTTGTCACTCCAATTACAAAGATTAAATCCAGCACAGTATTTAAAAGCCTGCCACTTGCGCTTAGGAGAGCTTAACCAGCTGCTCCATACTTACCAGCAACAGCACCTGGAAAAGCAGCGAATGCAGCTTGAAATGGCCCAGCGATCCCTCCAGGCGATAAATCCCCAAACAACCTTGGAGAGAGGATATGCCATTGTTACCGGACCTAAGGGAATTGTGCTACGTAAAGCCAGCCAGGTACAGCCTGGAGCAAGGATCGAAGTCCAGCTCGCAGAGGGCCATATTCGTGGTGAGGTAACGGAAACCCTAGATAAACCTTAG